In Microlunatus antarcticus, a single genomic region encodes these proteins:
- the nuoF gene encoding NADH-quinone oxidoreductase subunit NuoF, which yields MQRTASVLTPVLTANWGDDRAWKIGNYERRGGYEALRTALRMEPSEVVSVVKDSGLRGRGGAGFPTGMKWSFIPQDNPKPKYLVVNADESEPGTCKDIPLMMASPHTLVEGVIISAYAIRASTAFIYVRGEVLHVVRRLQQAVREAYSAGYCGPNVLGTGYDLEIIVHAGAGAYICGEETALLDSLEGRRGQPRLRPPFPAVAGLYASPTVINNVESIASVPSIIRNGAAWFSSMGTEKSKGMTIYSLSGHVTNAGQFEAPLGITLRELLGLAGGIRAGHELKFWTPGGSSTPMLTPEHLDVPLDYEGVAAQKSMLGTKALQCFDETTSVVRVVLRWTEFYKHESCGKCTPCREGTWWLVQILHRLEAGQGEEGDIDKLLDLCENILGRSFCALGDGATSPISSAIKYFRSEFEAGMHTPAWELFPYERSTVLVREGVPA from the coding sequence ATGCAGCGGACGGCCAGCGTGCTCACGCCCGTCCTCACCGCGAACTGGGGCGACGACCGCGCCTGGAAGATCGGCAACTACGAGCGCCGCGGCGGCTACGAGGCGCTGCGCACGGCGCTGCGGATGGAGCCGTCCGAGGTCGTCTCCGTGGTCAAGGACTCGGGTCTGCGCGGCCGCGGGGGCGCCGGTTTCCCGACCGGGATGAAGTGGTCCTTCATCCCGCAGGACAACCCGAAGCCCAAGTACCTCGTGGTCAACGCGGACGAGTCCGAGCCGGGCACCTGCAAGGACATCCCGCTGATGATGGCCTCGCCCCACACCCTCGTCGAGGGCGTGATCATCTCGGCGTACGCGATCCGCGCGAGCACGGCGTTCATCTACGTCCGCGGCGAGGTGCTGCACGTCGTGCGCCGCCTCCAGCAGGCGGTGCGCGAGGCGTACTCCGCCGGCTACTGCGGGCCCAACGTGCTCGGCACCGGCTACGACCTCGAGATCATCGTCCACGCCGGAGCGGGCGCGTACATCTGCGGCGAGGAGACCGCGCTGCTCGACTCCCTCGAGGGGCGTCGGGGCCAGCCGCGGCTGCGCCCGCCGTTCCCCGCGGTCGCCGGCCTCTACGCGAGCCCGACCGTGATCAACAACGTCGAGTCGATCGCGTCCGTGCCGAGCATCATCCGCAACGGCGCGGCCTGGTTCTCCTCGATGGGCACCGAGAAGTCCAAGGGCATGACGATCTACTCGCTCTCGGGCCACGTGACCAACGCCGGGCAGTTCGAGGCGCCCCTGGGCATCACGCTGCGCGAGCTGCTCGGCCTGGCCGGCGGCATCCGCGCGGGCCACGAGCTGAAGTTCTGGACGCCGGGCGGCTCGTCGACGCCGATGCTGACGCCCGAGCACCTCGACGTCCCGCTCGACTACGAGGGCGTGGCCGCGCAGAAGTCGATGCTCGGCACCAAGGCGCTGCAGTGCTTCGACGAGACGACGTCGGTCGTCCGGGTCGTGCTGCGCTGGACCGAGTTCTACAAGCACGAGTCCTGCGGCAAGTGCACGCCCTGCCGCGAGGGCACCTGGTGGCTGGTGCAGATCCTGCACCGCCTCGAGGCGGGCCAGGGCGAGGAGGGCGACATCGACAAGCTGCTCGACCTCTGCGAGAACATCCTCGGCCGCTCGTTCTGCGCCCTTGGCGACGGGGCGACCTCGCCCATCAGCTCGGCGATCAAGTACTTCCGCAGCGAGTTCGAGGCCGGGATGCACACCCCGGCCTGGGAGCTGTTCCCGTACGAGCGCAGCACGGTCCTCGTGCGCGAGGGGGTCCCGGCATGA